From the genome of Gammaproteobacteria bacterium, one region includes:
- a CDS encoding purine-nucleoside phosphorylase: protein MASANDLVTRIDEAVAAVRARCTLHAKAGIVLGTGLGGLAREIAVECAIDYTELPHFPVSTVESHEGRLLLGTLDGVPVVAMQGRFHRYEGYTLQQVTFPIRVMAALGADTLVVSAACGGMDPLWPAGQLVVLDDHINLLGDNPLVGPNADALGPRFPDMSEPYDRGLQQVALDAALAQGIPLARAVYAAVTGPCLETRAEYRMLRAMGADVVGMSTVPEVIVARHMGMRVCGLCIVTDVCLPDALEEVDVPTIIRVAMEAEPGLTAVARAVVASLA, encoded by the coding sequence ATGGCTTCCGCCAACGACCTCGTCACCCGCATCGACGAGGCGGTCGCAGCAGTCCGCGCCCGCTGCACGCTCCACGCCAAGGCGGGCATCGTACTGGGCACCGGGCTGGGCGGCCTGGCGCGCGAGATCGCCGTTGAGTGCGCCATCGACTACACGGAGCTGCCCCACTTCCCGGTCTCGACGGTGGAGAGCCACGAGGGCCGCCTGCTGCTGGGCACGCTCGACGGGGTTCCCGTGGTGGCCATGCAGGGCCGCTTCCACCGCTACGAGGGCTACACCCTCCAGCAGGTGACCTTCCCCATCCGGGTGATGGCCGCCCTGGGCGCGGACACCCTGGTGGTTTCGGCGGCCTGCGGCGGGATGGACCCGCTCTGGCCGGCGGGGCAGCTGGTGGTGCTCGACGACCACATCAACCTCCTGGGCGACAACCCGCTGGTGGGTCCGAACGCGGATGCGCTGGGCCCGCGCTTTCCGGACATGTCCGAGCCCTACGACCGGGGGCTCCAGCAGGTCGCCCTGGACGCCGCCCTCGCCCAGGGGATTCCGCTCGCGCGCGCGGTCTACGCGGCCGTGACCGGGCCCTGCCTGGAGACCCGGGCCGAGTACCGCATGCTGCGCGCCATGGGCGCGGACGTGGTGGGGATGTCCACCGTGCCCGAGGTCATCGTCGCACGCCACATGGGCATGCGGGTGTGCGGCCTGTGCATCGTTACGGACGTCTGCCTGCCGGACGCGCTGGAGGAGGTCGACGTGCCGACCATCATCCGGGTCGCCATGGAGGCGGAGCCCGGTCTCACCGCGGTGGCCCGCGCGGTCGTCGCCTCGCTGGCGTAG
- the ileS gene encoding isoleucine--tRNA ligase, which translates to MRYPDLPATLLELEQQTLERWRDEDLFRRSMEASEGREPFVFYEGPPTSNARPGLHHVLGRTLKDLACRYQALKGRRVTRIAGWDTHGLPVEIEAEKTLGISGKPEIEAVGIERFNRTCRDSVFTYKADWEALSERIAYWLDYERPYVTCDSSYIESVWWILSELAKKGLLYRGHKSVPYCPRCGTALSSHEVALGYREVEDPSLFFLSPLLTEDGGPDPEGRAFLAWTTTPWTVPSNTALALNPALTYAEAEAEGRRVIVAKDLVERVLGEDARIVREHDARSLEGVRYARPLEVVPVPDGSDAAWRIILEDFVTAEDGTGIVHIAPAFGADDYAAGQRHGLPLMRSIDDAGRFHEGLPLVGGMFVKDADPLLVEELDRRGNLLRAGRVAHSYPHCWRCQSPLLYIARESWFAATSTLKDEMLAINRDTAWYPPEIGDGRMGEWLAGNVDWALSRDRYWGTPLPVWVCDRDDDTTEWIGSLAELEERAGPLGEDFDPHRPFIDEVIWPCRQCGGTMRRASPVVDVWFDSGAMPYAQWHYPFENSEHFERHFPADFISEGLDQTRGWFYSLMAISAMLGRGMAFRNVLVNDLVLDAEGQKMSKTKGNAVDPWEAVGAYGADPLRWYFVTVSNPWVPKRYDERGIAEVARKFFDTLFNTYRFFALYANVEGWRADQGPAGGGDAGDGGDGSGVPERTVVPREASLLDRWMLSRLHRLVARVRADLDDYQFTPAYRKVAQFVDEDLSNWYVRRSRPRYWGKTGAADADAAFRTLHLALRTVSQLIAPAAPFTADWLHRALTGGESVHLSILPEADEGCLDDGLEREMDAVRQLVTLGRAAREQAGVRVRQPLRTLHAAIPGIALRAPVLAVLREELNVKQIVFVRDAGDLLRLEARPNFRTLGPRFQKHSNAAAAAIRALGQPALRAWREGEAVSITVGGRKHPLGPDDLEVAEVGRGDLVVRSASGFTAAIDPGLDDELRAEGLARELVNRVQRLRRDSGLEVTDRIRLAISGPEGVRAAAARHRSFIAGETLAVDLVVAEEGDGAPAAYTSHREVTFDGTRAAIALAHAGG; encoded by the coding sequence ATGCGCTACCCGGACCTGCCCGCCACCCTGCTCGAACTTGAGCAGCAGACCCTCGAGCGCTGGCGCGACGAGGATCTCTTCCGCCGCAGCATGGAGGCATCCGAGGGCCGCGAGCCCTTCGTCTTCTACGAGGGACCGCCCACCTCGAACGCGCGCCCCGGCCTGCACCACGTTCTGGGGCGCACGCTGAAGGACCTCGCCTGCCGCTACCAGGCGCTCAAGGGACGCCGGGTCACGCGCATCGCCGGGTGGGACACGCACGGGCTCCCGGTCGAGATCGAGGCCGAAAAGACGCTCGGCATCTCGGGGAAGCCCGAGATCGAAGCGGTGGGCATCGAACGCTTCAACCGAACCTGCCGCGATTCCGTCTTCACCTACAAGGCGGACTGGGAGGCGCTGTCCGAGCGCATCGCCTACTGGCTCGACTACGAGCGGCCCTACGTCACCTGCGACAGCAGCTACATCGAGTCGGTCTGGTGGATCCTGAGCGAGCTGGCGAAGAAAGGGCTTCTCTACCGCGGCCACAAGAGCGTGCCCTACTGCCCTCGCTGCGGCACCGCGCTCAGCTCGCACGAGGTGGCGCTGGGCTATCGCGAGGTCGAGGATCCGTCGCTCTTCTTCCTCTCTCCTCTCCTCACCGAGGACGGGGGGCCGGACCCTGAAGGACGCGCCTTCCTGGCTTGGACCACCACCCCCTGGACGGTGCCCTCCAACACGGCGCTGGCGCTCAATCCCGCCCTCACCTACGCCGAGGCGGAGGCGGAAGGCCGGCGCGTGATCGTGGCGAAGGACCTGGTCGAGCGCGTGCTCGGCGAGGATGCCCGGATCGTGCGCGAGCACGACGCCCGCTCGCTAGAGGGGGTCCGTTACGCGCGGCCGCTGGAGGTGGTGCCGGTCCCTGACGGCTCCGATGCCGCGTGGCGCATCATTCTCGAGGACTTCGTCACGGCGGAGGACGGCACCGGCATCGTGCACATCGCGCCCGCCTTCGGCGCGGACGACTACGCGGCCGGCCAGCGCCACGGCCTCCCGCTCATGCGCTCCATCGACGACGCGGGGCGCTTCCACGAGGGGCTGCCGCTGGTGGGGGGGATGTTCGTCAAGGACGCCGATCCCCTGCTGGTGGAGGAACTCGACCGCCGCGGCAACCTCCTGCGGGCCGGCCGGGTGGCGCACTCGTACCCGCACTGCTGGCGCTGTCAGTCCCCGTTGCTCTACATCGCGCGCGAATCCTGGTTCGCCGCCACCTCGACGCTCAAGGACGAGATGCTCGCCATCAACCGGGACACGGCCTGGTACCCGCCGGAGATCGGCGACGGGCGCATGGGCGAGTGGCTGGCCGGCAACGTGGACTGGGCGCTGTCGCGCGACCGCTACTGGGGCACGCCGCTTCCGGTCTGGGTGTGCGACCGCGACGACGACACCACCGAGTGGATCGGCAGCCTGGCGGAACTTGAGGAGCGCGCCGGTCCTCTTGGCGAGGATTTCGACCCGCACCGGCCCTTCATCGACGAGGTGATCTGGCCCTGCCGCCAATGCGGCGGGACCATGCGCCGGGCCTCTCCGGTGGTCGACGTGTGGTTCGACTCCGGGGCGATGCCCTACGCGCAGTGGCACTATCCCTTCGAGAACAGCGAGCACTTCGAGCGCCACTTTCCGGCCGACTTCATCAGCGAGGGGCTCGACCAGACCCGCGGCTGGTTCTATTCGCTGATGGCCATCTCGGCGATGCTCGGCCGGGGCATGGCGTTCCGCAACGTCCTCGTCAACGACCTGGTGCTCGACGCCGAGGGCCAGAAGATGTCGAAGACGAAGGGCAATGCGGTCGACCCCTGGGAGGCGGTGGGCGCGTACGGGGCCGACCCGCTGCGCTGGTATTTCGTCACGGTGAGCAATCCGTGGGTGCCCAAGCGCTACGACGAGCGCGGCATCGCCGAGGTGGCGCGCAAGTTCTTCGACACCCTCTTCAACACGTACCGCTTCTTCGCACTGTATGCGAACGTGGAGGGTTGGCGGGCCGACCAGGGACCCGCGGGTGGCGGGGATGCGGGGGACGGCGGGGACGGCAGCGGCGTGCCGGAACGGACGGTCGTCCCGCGCGAGGCGTCGCTCCTCGACCGCTGGATGCTCTCGCGGCTGCATCGCCTGGTGGCGCGCGTCCGGGCCGACCTGGACGACTACCAGTTCACCCCCGCATACCGGAAGGTTGCGCAGTTCGTCGACGAGGACCTCTCCAACTGGTACGTGCGGCGCAGCCGGCCGCGCTACTGGGGCAAGACCGGAGCCGCGGACGCCGATGCCGCCTTCCGCACCCTGCACCTCGCTCTGCGCACGGTGAGCCAGCTGATCGCGCCGGCGGCGCCCTTCACCGCGGACTGGCTGCACCGGGCCCTGACCGGAGGGGAGAGCGTTCACCTGTCCATTCTGCCGGAGGCGGACGAGGGGTGCCTGGACGATGGGCTGGAGCGGGAGATGGACGCGGTGCGCCAGCTCGTCACGCTTGGGCGGGCGGCGCGCGAGCAGGCGGGGGTGCGTGTGCGCCAACCGCTGCGGACGCTGCATGCGGCCATTCCCGGCATCGCCCTCCGGGCACCGGTGCTGGCGGTGTTGCGCGAAGAGTTGAACGTCAAGCAGATCGTGTTCGTGCGCGATGCCGGCGACCTGTTGCGTCTCGAGGCGCGCCCCAATTTCCGTACGCTCGGACCTCGCTTCCAGAAGCACAGCAACGCGGCCGCCGCGGCCATCCGTGCCCTCGGGCAGCCGGCGCTGCGCGCCTGGCGCGAGGGAGAGGCGGTGTCCATCACGGTCGGCGGGAGGAAACACCCGCTCGGCCCCGACGATCTCGAGGTGGCGGAAGTCGGGCGCGGAGACCTGGTGGTGCGCTCGGCCAGCGGCTTCACCGCCGCCATCGACCCCGGCCTGGACGACGAGCTGCGCGCGGAGGGGCTCGCGCGCGAACTGGTGAACCGGGTGCAGCGACTGCGCAGGGACTCGGGCCTGGAGGTCACCGACCGCATCCGGCTCGCCATCTCCGGCCCGGAGGGCGTGCGCGCCGCCGCGG